The following nucleotide sequence is from Mangifera indica cultivar Alphonso chromosome 17, CATAS_Mindica_2.1, whole genome shotgun sequence.
TTCGCCTCTGACGTTTGTCAAGGTGGTACACCTGCACAACATCGCGCCTACCTACATAGGTACCTTACTTTAGTTCCGATATAGGGACGGCGGACAGACCTTTAGATGTGTGTTTGGGGAAGTAGGCCTAATATTCTCTGCCCCGTATATAGATCAACCTCTCTTCGTAacctttttatttgtttttctaattCTGCCAGGTCATTATTTAGCTCATGTATTTAACTGTagtaaactaaattattttatttattttttacatttctaAGAGTACTTCTAAAACAATAAGTCGGTGATGTATCCAACACGGACACTTGTTGACTTATTCAGACAAAATGCAAGGGTTCAACAGGCTTTGGGGAatggagaaattaattaaaatagataccaaatttgtcatttaaatcTTTTTCAGTAAGAGTTCtcagtttttatctttttaagaaaatgacatttttcattttaaaaatactcatcatcctatttcttttcatttacaataattttcacagattaattttcttttatatttcagagtatatggattaaatttaatttttctataatgaataagatttaaaaatgaaaaatagattaattttcgatataataattgatatttttatatttttatacatttacaaAGTGATAGACATAACTAACACAAGATGTGTGGGTTGTGCCCTGTGAGAAAGGGTGCGCGTCCCTTCGAAACGATACAAAATGAGTGAAAGGGTGGGCGTTTTCTCAAAACTGTGCATTTTTTTTAGCGGGTGCGAAAATATACGAAAATGTAAAAGGGTGCATGAATcgctgaaggggtgcgtgaaagggtgcgacactTTTGAAAGGGTGCAGGTGCGTTATAGGGTACGACCACActaaaggggtgcatgaaagggtGCGGGTGCGTTTAAGGGTGCGACAACGCTGAAAGGGTGTAGGTGCAGGTGCATGgaagggtgcgtgaaagggtgtggcaatGCTAAAGGGGTGTGGGtgtgtgaaggggtgcgtgaaagggtgcaacAACACTGaatgggtgcgtgaaagggtgcaacAATACTGAAGAGGTGCGTGAAACTATGAATGGGTGTCTGAAATTGTAAAGGGGTACGTGAAAATgtaaaggggtgtgtgaaaatgtgaaggagtATGTAAAagtgtaaaggggtgcgtgaaaatataaacgggtgagtaataataataataataatatataatataatataatatatatttacatttataacgtattatatattatattattaatatattatatattatatataaaggggtgcgtaaaaatgCGAAGGGATGTACCCATTTGCATTTCCCCAaatccttatatatatatataaaaaatatattatattattatataaaaaatatattatatattatattattaatataatttatataatataatatatattttttatgttcccacgcaccccttttataatctACAcaccctttttatattttacgtatctgtttatattttgacgcactattttctattttcacgtatcatttatatttttacgcacctcTTTGTATTTTCAGGCGCCTGTTTGTATTTATACGGACCCATTTGTGTTTTCACACacctgttttgtattttcatgcatcgattttgtatttttaagcaaccgtttgtatttttatgcccccttgtttgtatttttatgcacccgtttgtattttcacgcacccgtttatatttttacgtacCTACTTGTATTTTCGCACACCCCTTCAGCCTTGTTGCACCCTTTCACTTACCCGTTCAGGCTATGATGCATCTTTTCAAagtgtcgcaccctttcacgcactcTTTCAAcgttgccgcaccctttcacgaGCTTCTTCAGAGGCTGACGCACCCCTTTCAGAAGCTGACACACCCTTTTAAGATTTCACGTACCCCTTTATGCATGCACGCACCCCTTAAGAGAATGACGCACCCTTTTACGATTTCATGTAGCCCTTCGGAGTTGAAACACCTTTTTACGATTTCACGCAATCCTTTACGATTTTGACGCACCCCTTTATGATTTCACGTACCTCTTTGGAGTTGACGCATGcccttcatattttcacgcacccttttacaatttcacatatttttgcACCCGCTCGAAAAAATGCATTGTTTtatgttcataattttgtaaaggtataaaaggtatataaatatcaattattacatcctaaattaatctgtttttcatctgttaatcttattcattacagaaaaattaagcttaatttgtATATTCTGAAATATAAAAGCTTAATATGTAAAAACTGctgtaaatgaaaagaaataagatgaaatgtatttttggaataaaaaataccatttgcttaaaaaggtaaaaattgaGAAATCTTGTCGAAAAAAGTTTAGGCGGTAAATTCgatgcctattttaattaatttcccttggggaactatatatattatctatacatTGATATATAACatactataatttattttcattattcgTAGATGTatgtattttttgaataaatatatataagtttgtaCCAATTTACATATATTGCCTACAAGTTGTTGAGATACCTTAAAATAGAAGGAATGGCAATCGGAAGTCaatgaaaagtttattttctcctcaagttattcttaattttctttttctctgcgCTTAAAAGTTATGGAGGCTCTACAGTTAATTTGTAGATCCTCTATAATTTCTTAATCCAGCGGCGGCttgaaaatttgattctttataatttcttaatcCAGCGGCGGcttcaaaatttgattaaagtaCACGGCAGTGTTATTGACTTTTCATTGAAATGTGCtataaaagaagagaagaagaatccTTCGAGGGAGAAAGAAAGATAGAAGTTAGGAGAAAATAATCAGAATTATGCCGAAGCTACCAACGGCAAATGTTATTGGTGGGACGAACAAGCCTGCAAATCTACTTACAACGCAAAGGGTAGTAATAATTTCCTTGTTCTTCACGGTGGGATCTTCATGCTTGCTTCTTTATCATTCGGCATATCCTTTCGAGTTCTTGCCTAGCTATGACAATCTTATATCACCATTCATCAAATCTCGGGTCTGTTTATGTATCCTCTCTGTGCTGTGATGATCTTTGGTTTATTgcataatttaaattgtttgtATATAGCATAACAATAAACGTGTGTTCATAGAATAATTACATTGCTCAGTCAAAGGAATATGCAAAAGTTTAACTCCATCATATTAAGTTGTTTATATTCAGAATTTTACTTTCTGTTCTTATTTTTATCCTTTCCGTTTTCTAGTGTCCAAGGTCAATATAACCATTAGAGATATATTGAaggagaaagaaaggaagagaaacttggggaagaaagaaagttttattcaatataatttcgagacaaaaatttctaaaatattttaagaaaaacgGCAACATACCCAAAATGTggaaataaaatagtaatattattagAAGATGCAGCGTAAGTTTTgggtaataaaagaatttaattggTCCATATGACATCCTAGCCTTACACCATGGCTTGTTTTAAACCACAAAATTGGTAGCCAGAGTAACATCAATCAATCATCGTCTTTGATTAACTAaagttaatcaaatatatctacttaaccaaaaaaaaaaaaagtttactaaatatatattaatttgattgttcTTTTTGTCTTCAGCAAGCAAACCCTTCCGACTCTGAACTGGAAAAAGTTCTAGCGAAAGCTGCAATGAAAGACAAGACAGTGATCGTAACAACAATGAACCATGCATGGGCAGAGCCTAATtctatatttgatatatttttggaGAGTTTTCTGATTGGAAATGGAACGCgtaaatttttagataatttagtGGTAGTTTCAATGGATGCAAAGGCACATGCTCGTTGCGAATCCATTCATACTCATTGTTATGCTCTCATCACTACTGGCTTTGATTTTTCCAATACTGAAGCTTATTTCATGACCCCAATTTACTTCGAAATGATGTGGATCAGGACTCGCCTTTTGGCTACTATCGTCCAGATGGGCTACAACTTTGTATTCACGGTATGCTCTACCActaattattttgtctttttttaattcttaattattttatagtctAATGTATATAATCTATCTTCActaaaatttagtttggttgATAAAAAACCAATTAATGACAAGGGTAAATTTTGTGGCAAAAGTTTGAAGGGtttgatattaacaaaaattataggGATATTTAAATGGTTTACAGTGTTTAGTTATTTAATTTAGAGTGTGTAGTTGATTTCCCAGTTTAAGCATCTTAAAATGGAGAagagtaaaaatgaaagaagagaaaagctTGTAGTTTAATTTGTTGACTTTATGACATGTGCGCATATGATTGGTTAAAGACTATTTTAGTCCCAACGTGCACGTTTGGTATTGAGACATACTCGTACGTTCTAAGCAATACAACTTTAGCCTAAAAAAGTAGGCACTCATGTGGCTTATTTTTGGTCAACTCTAACTTTTTGAACAATTTAATTTGGTGTGATCATGTG
It contains:
- the LOC123200374 gene encoding uncharacterized protein LOC123200374 isoform X2, encoding MPKLPTANVIGGTNKPANLLTTQRVVIISLFFTVGSSCLLLYHSAYPFEFLPSYDNLISPFIKSRQANPSDSELEKVLAKAAMKDKTVIVTTMNHAWAEPNSIFDIFLESFLIGNGTRKFLDNLVVVSMDAKAHARCESIHTHCYALITTGFDFSNTEAYFMTPIYFEMMWIRTRLLATIVQMGYNFVFTSKIRDLNLVLEDWRRFMRLAPDKKAQNQISWSVPKNCSIRDFHPPPSPPPPPQMNA
- the LOC123200374 gene encoding uncharacterized protein At4g15970-like isoform X1, whose product is MPKLPTANVIGGTNKPANLLTTQRVVIISLFFTVGSSCLLLYHSAYPFEFLPSYDNLISPFIKSRQANPSDSELEKVLAKAAMKDKTVIVTTMNHAWAEPNSIFDIFLESFLIGNGTRKFLDNLVVVSMDAKAHARCESIHTHCYALITTGFDFSNTEAYFMTPIYFEMMWIRTRLLATIVQMGYNFVFTDADIVWLQDPFPHFYPDADFQIACDNFKGNPSDLHNSPNGGFIHVKTNNKTIEFYKFWYSSRLTYPGLNEQDVLNKIKFNPRVTEIGVAIKFLDTKYFGGFCQHGEDFNLVSTMHANCCFGLQSKIRDLNLVLEDWRRFMRLAPDKKAQNQISWSVPKNCSIRDFHPPPSPPPPPQMNA